One part of the Desulfonema ishimotonii genome encodes these proteins:
- the ispE gene encoding 4-(cytidine 5'-diphospho)-2-C-methyl-D-erythritol kinase — MALTTPDSEQMEVLCPAKINLFLHVTGRRPDGYHDLFSLMAPVSLCDRLTLRFGVPETGLTCDHPLVPENETNLAWRAADLFFTALGQYAPVHIGIDKQIPVAAGLGGGSSNAASVLMALNRHYGHPFSREHLMRMGLSLGADVPFFIFGKPAIATGIGEKLVPYENVIHYHVLLIAFEFSVSTAGVYKNLNLGLTNCKKIIKSFSLKKQGFDVAHYLCNDLETVTASDYPDIILAKKSLVDHGAKGALMSGSGPTVFGLFSDAETAEKTGRSLSQNGKWAVYLANLIG, encoded by the coding sequence ATGGCCTTAACAACACCGGATTCAGAACAGATGGAAGTCCTCTGCCCGGCGAAGATCAACCTGTTTCTGCATGTGACCGGCAGGCGGCCGGACGGGTATCATGACCTGTTCAGCCTCATGGCCCCGGTCAGCCTCTGTGACCGGCTGACCCTGCGCTTCGGGGTGCCCGAAACCGGTCTCACCTGCGATCACCCGCTGGTGCCTGAAAATGAGACCAACCTTGCCTGGCGGGCTGCCGACCTCTTTTTCACAGCGCTGGGACAATATGCCCCCGTTCATATCGGTATTGACAAGCAGATTCCCGTGGCCGCAGGTCTGGGCGGCGGCAGCAGCAATGCCGCCTCGGTGCTGATGGCGCTGAACCGGCATTACGGCCACCCCTTCTCCCGGGAACACCTGATGAGAATGGGGCTTTCCCTGGGGGCGGATGTCCCCTTTTTCATCTTCGGGAAACCGGCCATCGCCACCGGCATCGGGGAAAAGCTGGTGCCGTATGAAAATGTTATCCATTACCATGTTCTTCTGATTGCCTTTGAATTCAGCGTTTCAACAGCAGGGGTATATAAAAATCTCAATTTAGGATTGACAAATTGCAAAAAAATAATTAAAAGTTTCTCTCTCAAGAAGCAGGGTTTTGATGTGGCGCATTATCTGTGTAATGACCTTGAAACAGTTACTGCGTCAGATTATCCTGATATCATTTTAGCAAAAAAGTCTCTTGTGGATCATGGCGCAAAGGGGGCGCTCATGTCAGGAAGCGGGCCGACGGTGTTCGGTCTTTTTTCTGACGCTGAAACGGCTGAAAAGACCGGAAGATCTCTTTCACAAAACGGAAAGTGGGCAGTTTATCTTGCAAATCTGATTGGTTAG
- a CDS encoding DegQ family serine endoprotease produces MNATLTERVKKGRSAALLTVLILLVSLSPYPAWSLSVPESFSDIAAQAGPSVVNIRTEKTIRGGGRVFRNFGKSPFGNEDPFDFFEKFFGGDPQKEFRQRSLGSGFIINGEGYIVTNNHVIEGADEIQVRLNNDREYAADIVGRDPNTDIALIRIKSEDALPASKLGNSDDLKIGQWVVAIGNPFGLDHTVTAGIVSAKGRVIGSGPYDDFIQTDASINPGNSGGPLINMAGEVIGINTAIVASGQGIGFAVPINLARGIIDQLKTSGEVTRGWMGVAIQDITPEIAEYYGIQGKKGVLITEAFEGDPAAEAGIRPQDIIISVNGKPVETTRDLTRIIADISVGDKASIGVLRGHLKKSFEVTIAKRKDAPLSAKMQGKKRKDDLGIGVSELTPELTQRFNLPQTEGVIVTDVASESKGEKGGILPGDLIREVNHAPVRSVGDYRKAIRKVRSGEPVHLFIRRMNQGFLVIKIIR; encoded by the coding sequence ATGAACGCAACCCTGACAGAGCGCGTGAAAAAAGGGCGCAGTGCGGCTCTGCTGACGGTTCTGATATTGCTTGTCAGTCTGTCTCCGTATCCTGCATGGTCCCTCAGCGTGCCGGAGAGTTTCAGTGATATTGCCGCCCAGGCCGGGCCGTCAGTCGTGAACATCCGAACGGAAAAGACAATAAGGGGCGGCGGGCGTGTCTTCCGGAATTTTGGAAAAAGCCCTTTCGGCAACGAAGATCCCTTTGATTTTTTTGAAAAGTTCTTCGGCGGCGATCCTCAGAAGGAATTCAGGCAGCGGAGTCTGGGGTCAGGGTTCATCATCAACGGGGAAGGCTACATCGTTACCAACAACCATGTGATCGAAGGCGCAGATGAGATTCAGGTCCGGCTGAACAATGACCGGGAATATGCCGCTGACATCGTCGGTCGGGATCCCAACACCGATATCGCGCTGATCAGGATCAAATCCGAAGACGCCCTGCCCGCATCAAAGCTGGGCAATTCGGATGATCTGAAAATCGGCCAGTGGGTTGTGGCCATTGGCAATCCCTTCGGACTGGACCACACGGTGACAGCCGGTATTGTCAGTGCCAAGGGGCGGGTCATCGGCTCCGGTCCCTATGACGACTTCATCCAGACCGACGCCTCCATCAACCCCGGCAACAGCGGCGGCCCCCTGATCAACATGGCCGGTGAGGTTATCGGCATCAATACGGCCATCGTCGCCAGCGGCCAGGGCATCGGCTTTGCCGTCCCCATCAACCTTGCCAGAGGCATTATTGACCAGCTGAAAACCAGCGGAGAGGTTACCCGGGGCTGGATGGGGGTCGCCATTCAGGATATTACGCCGGAAATCGCTGAGTATTACGGCATTCAGGGAAAAAAAGGCGTTCTGATCACGGAGGCGTTTGAAGGTGACCCTGCCGCAGAAGCCGGTATCCGGCCCCAGGATATCATCATCTCTGTAAACGGAAAACCGGTTGAAACCACCCGCGACCTGACCCGGATCATTGCAGACATCAGCGTCGGCGACAAAGCCAGCATCGGTGTGCTGCGGGGTCACCTGAAAAAATCCTTTGAAGTGACCATTGCCAAGCGGAAAGATGCGCCGCTCTCGGCAAAAATGCAGGGAAAGAAGCGGAAAGATGACCTCGGCATCGGGGTCTCCGAACTGACGCCGGAACTGACGCAGCGGTTTAACCTGCCTCAGACGGAAGGCGTTATCGTCACAGATGTGGCCTCGGAGAGCAAGGGGGAAAAAGGCGGAATCCTTCCGGGAGACCTCATCCGGGAGGTCAATCACGCCCCCGTCAGAAGCGTCGGAGATTATCGGAAAGCCATCCGGAAGGTCAGATCCGGTGAGCCTGTTCACCTCTTTATCCGGCGGATGAACCAGGGGTTCCTGGTCATCAAGATCATCAGATAG
- a CDS encoding DUF1844 domain-containing protein yields the protein MTEEKISAEGQTETGKKGAAADPLPKMDFSMFIFSLNSSALVHLGIIEDPATGQKVKNLPAAKQTIDILGMLEKKTTGNLNHQEEEMLKHILYDLRVIYVKEQA from the coding sequence ATGACGGAAGAAAAAATCAGCGCAGAGGGACAGACGGAAACCGGAAAAAAGGGTGCTGCTGCCGACCCGCTGCCGAAAATGGATTTTTCAATGTTTATTTTTTCCCTCAATTCCTCTGCCCTGGTCCATCTCGGTATCATTGAAGATCCGGCCACAGGGCAAAAAGTGAAAAATCTGCCAGCGGCCAAACAGACCATTGACATCCTCGGCATGCTGGAAAAAAAGACCACGGGCAACCTGAACCATCAGGAAGAGGAGATGCTGAAACATATTCTGTATGATTTACGTGTCATCTATGTTAAAGAGCAGGCATAG
- the serA gene encoding phosphoglycerate dehydrogenase: protein MKVLVSDNLGEIGIQMFQEAEGIEVDVNTGLPPEELKAIISDYDALVIRSATKVTEDLLEAATNLKVVGRAGIGLDNVDIPAATKRGVVVMNTPTGNVVTTAEHAIAMMLSLSRNIPRGTATLKQGKWEKKKLQGREIFNKTLGVVGFGKIGSIVADRARGLKMRVVIYDPFVTPEQIEKAGFESATLADLYKQADYITVHVPKLKDTLGMINQEAFAQMKDGVMLINCARGGIVNEADLYAAMKSGKVVGAALDVFETEPPENSPLFEMDNFICTPHLGASTKEAQTNVAVAVAEQIIDYLQTGTVVNAVNVPSVTGDLLEKLRPYLTLGDRMGCLMAQLICGPLKEIAIEYMGDFKGLDLSPVTTAVLQGLLTPMVKDMINSVNAPVMAKDRGIRVTETASADAEDYTNLIRVRVVTTDMSATLAGTVFGKNDPRIVKINNFRLEMIPQGHSAIIHNQDKPGAIGSIGSTLGENKINIGRMQVGQEDEGDRNIIFLRTDTPIPEDVLEKLRALPLINTVIPLEL from the coding sequence ATGAAAGTTTTGGTGAGTGATAATCTTGGTGAAATCGGCATTCAGATGTTTCAGGAAGCGGAAGGCATTGAGGTGGACGTCAATACAGGCCTTCCGCCTGAGGAACTGAAGGCCATCATCAGCGATTATGACGCTCTGGTTATTCGCAGCGCAACAAAGGTTACAGAAGATCTTCTTGAAGCGGCAACCAACCTGAAGGTCGTCGGACGGGCGGGCATCGGCCTTGACAATGTGGATATTCCCGCAGCCACAAAGCGCGGCGTTGTCGTCATGAACACGCCGACCGGCAATGTGGTGACAACCGCCGAACATGCCATCGCCATGATGCTGTCTCTGTCCCGGAACATCCCCAGGGGAACGGCAACCCTGAAGCAGGGGAAATGGGAAAAAAAGAAACTCCAGGGAAGGGAGATTTTCAACAAGACCCTCGGCGTTGTCGGTTTCGGAAAAATCGGCTCCATCGTTGCGGACCGTGCCCGCGGGCTGAAAATGCGGGTGGTGATCTATGACCCCTTCGTCACGCCGGAACAGATCGAAAAGGCGGGCTTTGAAAGCGCCACCCTGGCCGATCTTTACAAACAGGCGGATTACATTACCGTCCATGTCCCCAAGCTCAAAGATACCCTGGGCATGATCAATCAGGAGGCCTTCGCGCAGATGAAAGACGGCGTCATGCTGATCAACTGCGCCCGTGGCGGCATTGTCAACGAGGCCGACCTGTATGCGGCCATGAAATCCGGCAAAGTGGTCGGTGCCGCCCTGGACGTGTTTGAAACAGAACCGCCTGAAAATTCACCTCTTTTTGAGATGGATAATTTTATCTGCACCCCCCATCTCGGCGCATCCACCAAAGAGGCCCAGACCAACGTGGCCGTGGCCGTGGCCGAGCAGATTATCGACTACCTTCAGACCGGCACCGTGGTCAACGCTGTCAACGTTCCGTCTGTGACCGGCGATCTTCTGGAAAAACTGCGCCCCTATCTGACCCTGGGCGATCGCATGGGCTGCCTCATGGCCCAGCTCATCTGCGGCCCGCTCAAGGAGATCGCCATCGAATACATGGGCGATTTCAAAGGGCTGGACCTCTCCCCCGTGACCACGGCTGTTCTCCAGGGACTGCTGACGCCCATGGTCAAGGACATGATCAACTCCGTCAACGCACCGGTCATGGCCAAAGATCGCGGAATCCGGGTGACGGAGACCGCCAGCGCGGATGCGGAGGACTACACCAACCTGATCCGGGTCCGGGTGGTCACCACAGACATGTCCGCAACCCTGGCCGGAACCGTCTTCGGCAAAAATGATCCCAGAATTGTGAAAATCAACAATTTCCGTCTGGAGATGATCCCCCAGGGCCACTCGGCCATCATCCACAACCAGGATAAGCCGGGCGCTATCGGCAGCATCGGCAGCACACTGGGCGAAAATAAGATTAATATCGGCCGGATGCAGGTGGGCCAGGAGGATGAGGGCGACCGCAATATTATTTTTCTGCGGACCGACACCCCCATCCCCGAAGATGTGCTTGAAAAGCTTCGGGCACTGCCCCTGATCAACACGGTCATACCGCTTGAACTGTAG
- a CDS encoding iron-containing alcohol dehydrogenase: MMKMFRIPKDIAFGWGSLEYLKSIKGERAFIVTDKTCVSLGFTDKISAYLKEAGIESEIFAEVEEDPSRDTVQKGAKMMSGFQPDWIIGLGGGSSMDAAKGMWVLYEHPDIKWEDVFVPFGVPELRKKARFIAIATTSGTGSEVTCAAVITDRSTTPPVKGCVATTEILPDISISDPELASTMPPKVTAATGMDVLTHATEAYTSIAASVIDQSLALKAIDLTFGNLAKATLDGRNKEAREGMHTASLMAAMAFTNAFLGIVHSLAHQIGAEYHIPHGYANSLMLPYVIRFNGVAVPEKYAEICKATGIAYDNERDAVDQYIKAVLQLQGDVGLSHTIEGAGVERENFFGKLDQLAQNALNDICTYNNPRTVTVEDMKAIYTAAYNGEWIS; encoded by the coding sequence ATGATGAAAATGTTCAGAATTCCGAAGGATATTGCCTTTGGGTGGGGCTCTCTGGAATACCTCAAGTCGATAAAGGGCGAACGTGCCTTTATTGTCACCGATAAGACCTGTGTCAGCCTTGGCTTTACGGATAAAATCAGTGCATATCTCAAAGAGGCGGGCATTGAATCAGAGATTTTTGCAGAAGTAGAAGAAGATCCTTCACGCGATACCGTTCAGAAAGGCGCCAAAATGATGTCCGGGTTTCAGCCGGACTGGATCATCGGACTTGGCGGCGGCTCCTCCATGGACGCCGCAAAGGGCATGTGGGTCCTTTACGAGCATCCGGATATAAAATGGGAAGATGTTTTTGTCCCCTTTGGTGTCCCTGAATTGCGGAAAAAAGCACGCTTTATCGCCATTGCCACCACCAGTGGGACCGGATCGGAAGTGACATGCGCCGCAGTAATAACAGACCGGAGTACAACCCCGCCGGTGAAAGGGTGTGTTGCCACCACTGAAATTCTGCCGGACATCTCTATCTCTGATCCGGAGCTGGCCTCTACCATGCCCCCCAAAGTGACAGCTGCCACGGGCATGGACGTTCTCACCCATGCCACCGAGGCCTACACCTCCATTGCCGCAAGCGTGATAGACCAATCCCTTGCATTAAAGGCCATCGACCTTACATTCGGCAACCTGGCAAAGGCGACCCTTGACGGACGCAATAAAGAAGCCCGCGAAGGAATGCATACGGCATCTCTGATGGCCGCCATGGCTTTTACCAACGCCTTCCTGGGAATCGTTCACAGCCTGGCGCACCAGATAGGTGCCGAATACCACATCCCCCACGGATATGCGAACTCCCTGATGCTGCCCTACGTAATCCGGTTTAACGGCGTCGCTGTTCCTGAAAAGTATGCGGAAATCTGCAAGGCTACGGGCATTGCATATGACAATGAGAGAGATGCCGTGGATCAGTATATTAAGGCGGTCCTCCAACTTCAGGGAGATGTCGGCCTCTCCCATACCATTGAAGGGGCCGGAGTGGAGAGAGAAAATTTCTTCGGAAAGCTGGACCAGCTGGCTCAGAACGCACTCAATGACATCTGCACATACAACAATCCGAGGACAGTGACGGTTGAAGATATGAAGGCTATTTACACGGCTGCCTACAACGGCGAATGGATATCATAA
- a CDS encoding LexA family transcriptional regulator yields the protein MAANMKKSDNLAFQAGIISRMIKMYGCTRDADLAKHLGVQKGAVSNYRNGRRKIPLTLVCKVAAETGATLDWLLTGKTAAPAPVLNIQATEQVKTFHRDFTCDHYVPIRLLRDEIAAGSPSEIREQDIEGYCLMAADRACMPGNADQYTCCRVRGDSMYPVLADGDIVAIDHSQRDPRRLHKKMVAFRYDGGATVKWLSHIRKGTVLGIPENKAAIESALCLTGDEIGDSIIGRVVWWWARR from the coding sequence ATGGCAGCCAACATGAAAAAATCGGACAATCTGGCGTTTCAGGCAGGCATTATTTCCAGGATGATAAAGATGTACGGATGCACCAGGGATGCAGATCTGGCAAAACATCTGGGGGTACAGAAGGGCGCTGTTTCAAACTACCGGAACGGGCGGCGAAAGATCCCCCTGACGCTCGTCTGCAAGGTTGCGGCAGAAACCGGCGCCACCCTGGACTGGCTGCTGACGGGAAAGACCGCCGCCCCTGCCCCGGTTCTGAATATCCAGGCGACGGAGCAGGTGAAAACATTTCACCGGGATTTCACCTGTGACCACTATGTGCCGATACGCCTCCTCAGAGACGAAATCGCCGCCGGTTCGCCGTCAGAGATCCGGGAGCAGGACATTGAAGGGTATTGCCTCATGGCTGCGGACAGGGCATGTATGCCGGGGAATGCGGACCAGTACACCTGCTGCCGCGTCAGAGGCGACAGCATGTATCCGGTGCTGGCCGACGGCGATATTGTCGCCATTGACCATTCCCAGAGAGACCCGAGGCGTCTGCATAAAAAAATGGTCGCCTTCCGCTATGACGGCGGGGCCACGGTAAAATGGCTGTCACACATCAGAAAGGGGACGGTTCTGGGAATTCCCGAAAACAAAGCCGCCATCGAATCCGCCCTCTGTCTGACCGGCGACGAGATCGGGGACAGCATCATCGGGCGGGTCGTCTGGTGGTGGGCGCGGCGCTGA
- a CDS encoding YheU family protein yields the protein MEIPYNKLDPDTLDGLIHEVVTRDGTDYGETEVPPEERKRQVMAHLRAGKAVITFDPESGTCNILLKERLG from the coding sequence ATGGAAATCCCTTACAATAAATTAGACCCCGACACCCTGGACGGCCTGATCCATGAGGTTGTCACCCGTGACGGCACGGATTACGGCGAAACCGAGGTGCCGCCGGAGGAACGGAAACGGCAGGTCATGGCCCATCTCAGGGCCGGAAAGGCGGTCATTACCTTTGACCCGGAATCGGGAACGTGCAATATTCTTCTGAAGGAAAGGCTCGGCTGA
- a CDS encoding DMT family transporter — translation MVHTGQIKIRRGRISGLNFFTAYMYWFILSLLTALAVSSQDACVKRFFSGLSPFEMAACPLFYSLPMLAVAAPFIPVPPVGPDFGWTFLLSIPMNGISFILYMRAIRESPLSLTIPYLAFTPVFMILTGYLFLGEMPSPTGILGILVICAGGYTLNIDPARWHILFPIRAVFRETGSWLMLIVAFLYSFTSVIGKKAILNSSPLFFSILFFGVFNLLMLFLLRIMKKIRFATFLAHPVNGSLAGTLFFLHILFHGWAISMTKAAYMISVKRLSVLFSIIYGKFIFREERIAIRLGGALLMLAGTLLITLQGD, via the coding sequence ATGGTGCATACCGGACAAATAAAAATCCGCCGGGGACGGATCTCCGGCCTAAACTTCTTCACAGCTTACATGTACTGGTTCATTCTTTCCCTGCTGACGGCCCTGGCGGTTTCTTCCCAGGACGCCTGCGTCAAACGGTTCTTCTCCGGTCTGAGTCCCTTTGAGATGGCGGCCTGTCCCCTGTTTTACAGCCTCCCGATGCTTGCCGTTGCCGCCCCGTTCATTCCGGTGCCCCCCGTCGGACCGGATTTCGGATGGACGTTTCTGCTGAGCATCCCCATGAACGGCATCAGCTTCATTTTGTACATGAGGGCCATCCGGGAATCACCGCTGTCACTGACCATTCCCTATCTGGCCTTTACCCCGGTCTTTATGATCCTGACCGGGTATCTGTTTCTGGGAGAGATGCCTTCTCCGACCGGCATTCTCGGCATTCTGGTGATCTGCGCCGGTGGTTATACTCTGAACATCGACCCCGCCCGCTGGCATATCCTCTTTCCCATCAGGGCCGTCTTCAGAGAAACCGGCTCGTGGCTGATGCTCATTGTGGCGTTTCTTTACAGCTTCACCTCTGTTATCGGCAAAAAGGCCATCCTGAATTCCTCGCCGCTTTTCTTCAGCATACTCTTCTTCGGGGTCTTCAACCTGCTGATGCTGTTCCTTCTGCGGATCATGAAAAAAATCCGGTTTGCCACCTTCCTGGCACATCCTGTAAACGGGAGCCTCGCCGGCACGTTATTCTTCCTGCACATCCTGTTTCACGGGTGGGCCATCTCCATGACCAAAGCCGCGTACATGATCTCAGTCAAACGCCTCAGTGTCCTGTTCAGCATCATCTACGGCAAATTCATCTTCCGGGAAGAGCGGATCGCGATCCGTCTGGGCGGCGCCCTGCTCATGCTGGCCGGGACACTTCTGATCACGCTTCAGGGAGATTAG
- the fdhF gene encoding formate dehydrogenase subunit alpha, with protein MDAQNTIVINGNDCQFSPGETILQVAERNNVHIPTLCHLKNTTPTGQCRICVVEVEGARSLVASCAAPAAKGMVVHTESPKVIKARKLVLQLMLSSGNHNCAVRVSDDKDWSQFQLDVNQYDKSEELCPVWGDCELQHLAYQYQVSADRFPRSEVPYPVEDVNPFIVRDFSRCIKCGRCVQACNEVQVNNAISFGYRGTATKIIAAEDRPLRTSDCVFCGECVQVCPVGALVEKDARYQVRPWETKKVRTTCSYCGVGCQLNLHVRDNKVVKVTGVEDVAPNYGSLCVKGRFGFDFIGSEERLTTPLIKENGEFREASWNEALNLVAEKLGTIKKEHGADSIGVLTSARVTNEDNYIANKFTRAVLKTNNIDHCARLUHSSTVAGLAAAFGSGAMTNTIGDIETADVILITGSNTTENHPVLSSFVKRAVKFKGARLVVVDPRRVKIAGFAHQWLRPNLGTDVAWINGMMNVIISEDLYDKKFVANRTQGFEALKEMVEKFTPEYVEEITGIPAQKLTDAARMYAGAGNASILYCMGITQHISGTDNVKSLANLAMLTGNLGRPGTGVNPLRGQNNVQGACDMGGLPNVFSGYQPVTSDDAVKKMEAAWGVTGLSSKVGLKVTEMVPKAHSGEVKALYIIGENPLVSDADLSHVEASFGNLDFLVVQDIFMTETAKYADVILPSACFAEKNGTFSNTERRVQRIRKAVEAPGQARYDWQITCEIARRMGYEMAYGSEEEIMAEIARVTPSYGGITYDRIAYEGLHWPCTTADHPGTPILHKDQFPCGRGNFHAIDFIPPAEQTDDEYPLYLTTGRVLYQYHTGTMTRKTEGLNDRAPGSFVEISSADARKYGIEDGEKVEISSRRGTITVKVEVSDRAVSGTVFVPFHFAEAAANRLTSTALDPVAGIPEYKVCAVKISKPAEEAA; from the coding sequence ATGGACGCACAAAACACAATCGTCATCAATGGGAATGACTGCCAGTTCAGTCCCGGAGAGACCATTCTCCAGGTGGCTGAGCGGAATAATGTTCATATTCCGACCCTGTGTCATCTGAAAAATACGACACCGACCGGCCAGTGCCGGATATGTGTGGTAGAGGTTGAGGGCGCTCGCAGCCTGGTGGCTTCCTGTGCGGCACCGGCAGCAAAAGGCATGGTGGTACACACGGAATCGCCCAAGGTCATCAAGGCCCGGAAGCTGGTCCTCCAGCTGATGCTGTCCTCGGGCAATCACAACTGCGCGGTCCGTGTGTCGGATGATAAGGACTGGAGCCAGTTTCAGCTGGACGTGAACCAGTACGACAAGTCTGAAGAGCTCTGTCCGGTCTGGGGCGACTGCGAGCTTCAGCACCTTGCATACCAGTATCAGGTTTCGGCGGACCGGTTCCCCAGATCCGAGGTGCCCTATCCGGTGGAGGATGTCAACCCGTTTATCGTCCGGGATTTCTCCAGGTGTATCAAATGCGGACGGTGCGTCCAGGCCTGTAACGAGGTGCAGGTCAACAATGCCATCAGCTTCGGCTACCGGGGGACCGCGACCAAGATCATCGCAGCCGAAGACCGGCCCCTCAGAACGTCGGATTGCGTGTTCTGCGGGGAGTGCGTCCAGGTCTGTCCGGTGGGGGCGCTGGTGGAAAAGGATGCCCGCTACCAGGTGCGTCCCTGGGAGACGAAAAAGGTGCGCACCACCTGCAGCTACTGCGGTGTGGGCTGCCAGCTGAACCTGCACGTCCGGGACAACAAGGTGGTCAAGGTGACGGGTGTTGAGGATGTGGCCCCCAACTACGGCAGCCTCTGTGTCAAAGGGCGGTTCGGGTTTGATTTCATCGGCTCCGAAGAGCGCCTGACAACGCCGCTGATCAAAGAAAACGGCGAATTCCGCGAAGCCTCGTGGAACGAAGCGCTCAATCTGGTGGCCGAAAAACTGGGCACCATCAAAAAAGAGCACGGCGCCGACAGCATCGGCGTACTCACCTCCGCGCGGGTCACCAACGAGGACAACTACATTGCCAACAAATTTACCCGTGCGGTGTTGAAAACGAACAACATAGATCATTGCGCCCGTCTCTGACACAGCTCCACCGTGGCCGGTCTGGCCGCAGCATTCGGAAGTGGCGCAATGACAAACACCATCGGCGATATCGAAACCGCCGACGTCATCCTGATCACAGGTTCCAACACCACGGAGAACCATCCGGTCCTCTCCTCTTTTGTGAAACGGGCCGTGAAGTTCAAAGGGGCGCGGCTGGTTGTGGTCGATCCCCGCCGGGTCAAGATCGCCGGCTTTGCCCACCAGTGGCTCCGCCCCAACCTGGGAACGGATGTGGCGTGGATCAACGGCATGATGAACGTCATCATCAGCGAAGATCTGTATGACAAAAAATTCGTCGCCAACCGGACCCAGGGCTTTGAAGCCCTGAAGGAGATGGTGGAGAAGTTCACGCCGGAGTATGTGGAAGAGATTACCGGCATTCCCGCTCAGAAGCTGACGGACGCGGCCCGCATGTATGCCGGGGCCGGGAACGCCAGCATTCTCTACTGCATGGGCATTACCCAGCATATCTCCGGCACGGACAACGTCAAATCCCTGGCCAACCTCGCCATGCTCACGGGCAATCTGGGGCGGCCCGGAACCGGCGTAAACCCCCTGCGCGGACAGAACAACGTCCAGGGCGCATGTGACATGGGCGGCCTGCCCAATGTCTTCTCCGGCTACCAGCCCGTGACCAGCGACGATGCCGTGAAAAAGATGGAGGCGGCCTGGGGCGTGACCGGTCTGAGCAGCAAGGTCGGTCTCAAAGTGACAGAGATGGTCCCCAAGGCCCACAGCGGGGAGGTCAAAGCCCTCTACATCATCGGCGAAAATCCGCTGGTTTCCGACGCCGACCTCAGCCATGTGGAGGCCAGCTTCGGGAATCTCGATTTCCTGGTGGTTCAGGACATCTTCATGACCGAAACCGCCAAATACGCGGATGTGATCCTGCCCTCGGCCTGCTTCGCTGAGAAAAACGGCACCTTCTCCAACACGGAACGCCGGGTGCAGCGGATCAGAAAGGCGGTCGAAGCCCCCGGACAGGCCCGGTACGACTGGCAGATTACCTGCGAGATCGCCAGACGCATGGGCTATGAGATGGCCTATGGCAGTGAGGAGGAGATCATGGCCGAGATCGCGAGAGTGACCCCGTCCTACGGTGGTATCACCTACGACCGCATCGCCTACGAGGGGCTGCACTGGCCGTGTACCACTGCGGACCATCCGGGAACGCCTATTCTCCACAAAGACCAGTTCCCCTGCGGCAGGGGAAATTTTCATGCCATTGACTTCATCCCGCCGGCAGAGCAGACGGACGATGAATACCCGCTCTATCTGACCACAGGCCGGGTGCTGTACCAGTATCATACCGGGACCATGACCCGGAAGACCGAGGGGCTCAACGACCGTGCCCCGGGAAGTTTTGTGGAAATCTCATCCGCCGACGCCCGGAAATACGGCATTGAAGACGGCGAGAAGGTGGAGATATCCTCGCGGCGCGGCACCATTACCGTAAAGGTCGAGGTCTCCGACAGGGCGGTGAGCGGAACAGTTTTTGTCCCCTTCCACTTTGCCGAGGCTGCCGCCAACCGGCTGACCAGTACCGCCCTTGACCCGGTTGCAGGCATACCGGAATACAAGGTCTGTGCGGTGAAAATTTCCAAACCGGCAGAAGAAGCCGCATAA
- a CDS encoding VanZ family protein — translation MNHVSRKIVFHWLPVLIYCVLIFSQSAFPSPVRAPSFPHMDKVSHFVAYAILGGLFYRAFTKTRSEGGTLPLIGISVLSSTLFGASDELHQYFVPMRTADPADLLADLLGSMAGVWLFHCLFIRRARTSRKIVD, via the coding sequence ATGAATCATGTATCCCGGAAAATTGTCTTTCACTGGCTGCCGGTTCTCATCTATTGCGTTCTGATATTTTCGCAATCCGCCTTTCCGTCACCTGTCAGAGCGCCATCGTTTCCGCATATGGACAAGGTCAGCCATTTTGTCGCCTATGCCATCCTGGGAGGGCTGTTTTACAGGGCGTTCACAAAAACACGGTCTGAAGGGGGCACACTCCCGCTGATCGGCATCAGCGTCCTCTCATCCACGCTTTTCGGAGCCAGTGACGAACTCCACCAGTACTTTGTGCCGATGCGGACCGCAGACCCCGCCGATCTGCTGGCTGACCTGCTGGGAAGTATGGCCGGCGTGTGGCTGTTTCATTGCCTGTTTATCAGGCGTGCGCGGACTTCCCGCAAAATCGTGGATTGA